A single region of the Manihot esculenta cultivar AM560-2 chromosome 12, M.esculenta_v8, whole genome shotgun sequence genome encodes:
- the LOC110627850 gene encoding protein E6 yields MGTQSIISLSQFSSPMASFGKLVFCYFLVALFSSSLIHARESKFFSKFTHYSITKNVKKSNLSPIEAPAPTPSIALAPTQAQAPAPTPESIYMQSSENGDHGLYGQGSGLFPPAKETATENELVNEEFDGKTYEKEYQSSNYNNNGFTGNYNYNNGVKFASESHETGDQNNYNGYTESFNNNGYEAAGFSYNNKNGYNSNYKNNGYVTEQRQGMSDTRFVEGGKYYYDVKNENYYYPANGYESGKVSNQNQVYYGNSENQNEFNTMEFEDQELYNEESPEDESLP; encoded by the coding sequence ATGGGTACTCAATCAATCATATCTCTTTCTCAGTTCTCATCCCCAATGGCTTCTTTTGGTAAACTTGTGTTTTGCTACTTCCTTGTAGCTCTCTTCTCCTCTAGCTTAATCCATGCAAGAGAGAGCAAGTTCTTTAGCAAGTTTACCCATTATAGCATCACAAAAAACGTTAAAAAGAGTAATCTTTCACCCATTGAAGCTCCTGCACCAACCCCATCTATAGCATTAGCTCCAACACAAGCACAAGCACCAGCACCAACACCAGAATCAATCTACATGCAGAGTAGTGAAAATGGTGACCATGGTCTCTATGGTCAAGGGTCTGGCCTTTTTCCTCCCGCAAAGGAGACTGCAACTGAGAATGAGCTCGTCAATGAAGAGTTTGATGGCAAAACTTATGAGAAAGAGTATCAAAGTAGCAACTATAATAATAATGGATTCACAGGAAATTACAACTACAATAATGGCGTGAAGTTTGCTAGTGAATCCCATGAGACAGGAGATCAAAACAATTATAATGGCTACACTGAAAGCTTCAATAACAATGGATACGAGGCTGCTGGTTTTAGCTATAACAACAAGAATGGCTACAACAGCAACTATAAGAACAATGGCTACGTAACTGAGCAGCGACAAGGAATGAGCGATACAAGATTTGTGGAAGGTGGCAAGTATTATTATGATGTGAAGAATGAGAATTATTATTATCCTGCTAATGGGTATGAATCAGGGAAGGTAAGCAATCAAAATCAAGTTTATTATGGAAATTCTGAGAACCAAAATGAGTTTAACACGATGGAGTTTGAGGACCAGGAGTTATACAATGAGGAGAGCCCAGAGGATGAGTCTCTGccttga